One window of Streptomyces sp. FIT100 genomic DNA carries:
- a CDS encoding GNAT family N-acetyltransferase, giving the protein MPAPVVLTGRRTRLEPLGMHHAEALAEAGAEDRATAAFTLVPHGPEAARSYVESALAEQAAGRALPFAVVAVADGRVLGSTRFLELDYWQGPLVWPCVPGVPYGDPAVAVPDAAEIGNTWLARRAQGTGVNTEAKLLMLRHAFETWGVRRISFRADVRNLRSRAAIERLGATCEGVRRAHSRGLDGAVRSTAFYSILDDEWPAVRDVIELRIAAAASLAVPERTADGRLIELPATTVPMPSLPMPAVPASVVPSVVPSVVSAAACLAPHSA; this is encoded by the coding sequence TTGCCCGCACCCGTCGTTCTCACCGGCCGCAGGACGCGCCTTGAGCCGCTCGGCATGCACCACGCGGAGGCCCTGGCCGAGGCCGGGGCCGAGGACCGCGCGACCGCCGCGTTCACCCTCGTTCCCCACGGTCCGGAAGCGGCCAGGAGCTATGTCGAATCCGCCCTCGCCGAGCAGGCCGCGGGCCGGGCGCTGCCCTTCGCGGTGGTCGCCGTCGCGGACGGCAGGGTGCTGGGTTCGACCCGCTTCCTGGAGCTGGACTACTGGCAGGGGCCGCTGGTGTGGCCCTGTGTGCCGGGCGTCCCGTACGGCGATCCCGCCGTGGCCGTGCCCGACGCCGCTGAGATCGGCAACACCTGGCTCGCGCGGCGCGCCCAGGGAACCGGGGTGAACACCGAGGCGAAGCTGCTGATGCTGCGCCACGCCTTCGAGACCTGGGGCGTGCGCCGGATCTCCTTCCGCGCCGACGTCCGCAACCTGCGCTCGCGCGCCGCCATCGAGCGGCTCGGCGCCACCTGCGAAGGCGTCCGCCGGGCGCACTCGCGCGGGCTGGACGGCGCCGTCCGCAGCACGGCGTTCTACTCGATCCTGGACGACGAGTGGCCCGCTGTGCGCGACGTCATCGAGCTGCGCATCGCCGCGGCCGCGTCGCTCGCCGTTCCGGAACGGACCGCGGACGGCCGCCTCATCGAGCTGCCCGCGACGACGGTGCCGATGCCTTCCCTGCCGATGCCTGCCGTGCCGGCGTCCGTCGTGCCGTCCGTCGTGCCGTCCGTGGTGTCGGCGGCGGCCTGTCTCGCGCCGCACTCCGCCTGA
- a CDS encoding beta-N-acetylglucosaminidase domain-containing protein yields the protein MRTSRIAWGAPLAAAITAAALVLSASPPTPDSSSPRDLAAEPAGSALPAVHPTPQSLTRAGADVPLTRRAVLVTDARTDPAAEARLREILRAHGVTSIATATPRQATAAPHGPGDGSLTVLLGPASRSDIAEALDGTRAPERAEGYALSARSQRQAADVIALGGHDTAGQFYAVQTLRQLLRPAGGHRWSVAGVRAADHPAMPLRGTIEGFYGQPWTHQERLDQMDFYGDVKANTYIYAPKDDPYHRGKWREPYPADKLKQLGELVGRAAANHVRFTFAVSPGESICYSDPADRDALKAKLQALYDLGTRAFSLPLDDISYTRWNCDGDQAAYGAPGRAAAAAAQVDLLNDIQRNFIAGHEGAQPLQTVPTEYGDLTDTAYKQAIRATLDPAVVMMWTGTDVVPPSITGAQAEAASALFGRKVFVWDNYPVNDYFNTSGRLLLAPYDKREAGLSGHLSGIVANPMNQPYASKVAVFGAAAFAWNDHAYQAATNWHGAMSYLAGGDRAATEALLVFGDLQHLAPTFGSTPWQNQAPRLTARVQEFWADWDGGDRDRAVRELRGYARGIQQAPAVIRGGAVQQGFVTDADDWLDATALWGEATVKMLDALAAGNAGDEERAGRLAAESRGLQDRARAIRTAPARNTWGEAQPKVGDGVLDAFLTQAEARLAGGDFAR from the coding sequence GTGAGAACTAGCAGGATCGCGTGGGGCGCCCCACTCGCAGCCGCGATCACCGCAGCCGCTCTCGTGCTGAGCGCTTCGCCCCCCACCCCCGACTCCTCGTCGCCCCGAGATCTCGCGGCCGAGCCCGCCGGCTCCGCACTGCCCGCTGTCCACCCCACGCCCCAGTCGCTCACCCGGGCCGGTGCCGACGTCCCCCTCACCCGCAGGGCCGTCCTCGTCACCGACGCCCGCACGGACCCGGCGGCCGAGGCCCGGCTGCGCGAGATCCTCAGGGCGCACGGGGTGACGAGCATCGCCACCGCCACACCTCGCCAGGCGACGGCGGCCCCCCATGGGCCGGGCGACGGAAGCCTCACCGTGCTCCTCGGCCCCGCCTCCCGGTCCGACATCGCCGAGGCACTGGACGGCACCCGCGCCCCCGAGCGCGCCGAGGGCTACGCGCTGAGCGCCCGGTCGCAGCGGCAGGCGGCGGACGTGATAGCCCTGGGCGGCCACGACACCGCCGGGCAGTTCTACGCCGTCCAGACCCTGCGCCAGCTCCTCCGCCCCGCCGGGGGCCACCGCTGGTCCGTGGCCGGTGTCCGGGCCGCCGACCACCCCGCCATGCCGCTGCGCGGCACCATCGAGGGGTTCTACGGCCAGCCCTGGACCCACCAGGAACGCCTGGACCAGATGGACTTCTACGGCGACGTGAAGGCCAACACCTACATCTACGCGCCCAAGGACGACCCGTACCACCGCGGCAAGTGGCGGGAGCCCTACCCGGCCGACAAGCTCAAGCAGCTCGGCGAACTGGTCGGCCGCGCGGCCGCCAACCACGTCCGCTTCACCTTCGCGGTCTCTCCCGGCGAGTCCATCTGCTACTCGGACCCCGCCGACCGCGACGCCCTCAAGGCCAAGCTCCAGGCCCTGTACGACCTGGGCACGCGCGCGTTCTCCCTACCGCTCGACGACATCAGCTACACCCGCTGGAACTGCGACGGCGACCAGGCGGCGTACGGCGCCCCCGGACGGGCCGCCGCTGCCGCGGCCCAGGTCGACCTGCTCAACGACATCCAGCGGAACTTCATCGCCGGTCACGAGGGCGCGCAGCCCCTGCAGACCGTTCCCACCGAGTACGGCGACCTGACCGACACCGCCTACAAGCAGGCCATCCGGGCCACGCTCGACCCCGCCGTGGTGATGATGTGGACCGGTACGGACGTCGTACCGCCCAGCATCACCGGCGCACAGGCCGAGGCGGCGTCCGCGCTCTTCGGCCGCAAGGTCTTCGTCTGGGACAACTATCCGGTCAACGACTACTTCAACACCAGCGGACGGCTGCTGCTCGCCCCGTACGACAAGCGAGAGGCCGGCCTCTCCGGACACCTCAGCGGCATCGTCGCCAACCCGATGAACCAGCCCTACGCGAGCAAGGTCGCCGTCTTCGGCGCCGCCGCCTTCGCCTGGAACGACCACGCCTACCAGGCCGCCACGAACTGGCACGGGGCGATGTCCTACCTCGCCGGGGGCGACCGCGCGGCCACCGAAGCCCTGCTCGTCTTCGGCGACCTCCAGCACCTCGCCCCCACCTTCGGGTCCACGCCCTGGCAGAACCAGGCCCCCCGACTCACCGCCCGCGTCCAGGAGTTCTGGGCCGACTGGGACGGCGGCGACCGCGACCGCGCGGTCAGGGAGCTGCGGGGCTACGCACGGGGCATCCAGCAGGCGCCGGCCGTCATCCGCGGCGGCGCGGTGCAGCAGGGATTCGTCACCGACGCGGACGACTGGCTCGACGCCACCGCGCTGTGGGGCGAGGCGACGGTGAAGATGCTCGACGCGCTCGCCGCCGGGAACGCCGGTGACGAGGAGCGCGCCGGCAGGCTGGCGGCCGAGTCCCGCGGGCTTCAGGACCGGGCCAGGGCGATCCGCACCGCACCGGCCCGCAACACCTGGGGCGAGGCCCAGCCCAAGGTCGGCGACGGCGTCCTCGACGCCTTCCTCACGCAGGCCGAAGCCCGGCTCGCGGGCGGGGACTTCGCCCGGTAG
- a CDS encoding cation:proton antiporter regulatory subunit, with protein sequence MSTTPLPGIGVQYDLTTREHRHLSVIAHRDGTRTVNVYRADDPDACAHSLHLTAGEATSLIDALTPDHHSPTLLHTTDLGLVAERIELSAHSHWNGRVLGETRMRTETGASIVAVLRRAGAIPSPAPDFRLAGGDTMIVIGTREGVEAAAAILGRE encoded by the coding sequence ATGAGCACCACGCCGCTGCCAGGCATAGGTGTCCAGTACGACCTCACCACGCGCGAACACCGCCATCTGTCGGTGATCGCACACCGGGACGGCACCCGGACGGTGAACGTCTACCGGGCCGACGACCCCGACGCCTGCGCCCACTCGCTGCATCTGACGGCGGGGGAGGCGACGTCGCTCATCGACGCGCTGACGCCGGACCACCACAGCCCGACCCTGCTGCACACCACCGACCTCGGACTGGTCGCCGAGCGGATCGAGCTCTCCGCCCACTCGCACTGGAACGGCCGGGTGCTGGGCGAGACGCGGATGCGGACCGAGACCGGCGCGTCCATCGTGGCCGTGCTGCGCAGGGCCGGAGCGATCCCCTCGCCGGCGCCCGACTTCCGGCTCGCCGGCGGGGACACCATGATCGTCATCGGCACCCGCGAGGGCGTCGAGGCGGCCGCCGCGATACTCGGACGGGAGTGA
- a CDS encoding cation:proton antiporter: MHSALFLIEFGAIILGLGLLGRVAGRFRFSPIPLYLLAGLAFGKGGLLPLGASEEFVAIGAEIGVILLLLMLGLEYTASDLVSNLRTQYPAGLVDFTLNAVPGALAALLLGWGPVAAVVLAGVTWISSSGVIAKVMGDLGRLGNRETPVILSILVLEDLAMAVYLPIVTALLAGVSLAAGSVTLTIALGVAGAVLFVAVRYGRVISRFVSSDDPEKLLLVVLGLTLLVAGIAQQLQVSAAVGAFLVGIALSGEVAEGAHALLSPLRDLFAAVFFVFFGLHTDPASIPPVLLPALALAVVTACTKVATGYWAAKRAGVGVKGRWRAGGTLVARGEFSIVIAGLAVTAGIEPAMGPLATAYVLILVVIGSLTARWTEPLAARLTRHRGRTSAAVPEVRERVDRATDPLAGSRGH; the protein is encoded by the coding sequence GTGCACTCGGCGCTCTTCCTCATCGAGTTCGGCGCGATCATCCTCGGACTCGGTCTGCTCGGCCGTGTCGCGGGCCGCTTCCGGTTCTCCCCGATACCGCTCTACCTGCTGGCCGGACTCGCCTTCGGCAAGGGCGGACTCCTCCCGCTCGGCGCGAGCGAGGAGTTCGTCGCCATCGGTGCCGAGATCGGCGTCATCCTGCTCCTGCTGATGCTCGGTCTGGAGTACACCGCCAGCGACCTCGTCTCCAACCTCAGGACCCAGTACCCGGCCGGACTCGTCGACTTCACCCTCAACGCCGTGCCCGGTGCCCTCGCGGCGCTGCTGCTCGGCTGGGGGCCGGTGGCGGCGGTCGTCCTCGCCGGGGTCACCTGGATCTCGTCGTCCGGCGTCATCGCCAAGGTGATGGGGGACCTGGGACGGCTCGGCAACCGCGAAACCCCCGTGATCCTCAGCATCCTGGTCCTCGAGGACCTGGCCATGGCCGTCTACCTGCCGATCGTCACGGCCCTGCTGGCCGGGGTGAGCCTGGCCGCAGGCAGCGTCACCCTGACGATCGCGCTCGGTGTGGCCGGGGCGGTGCTGTTCGTCGCCGTCCGCTACGGCAGGGTCATCTCCCGCTTCGTCTCCAGCGACGACCCCGAGAAACTGCTGCTGGTCGTGCTCGGCCTGACACTGCTCGTGGCCGGCATCGCCCAGCAGCTCCAGGTCTCCGCGGCGGTCGGCGCCTTCCTGGTCGGCATCGCCCTGTCCGGGGAGGTCGCCGAGGGCGCCCACGCCCTGCTCAGCCCGTTGCGGGACCTGTTCGCGGCCGTCTTCTTCGTCTTCTTCGGCCTGCACACCGATCCCGCCAGCATCCCGCCCGTGCTCCTGCCCGCGCTGGCCCTGGCCGTGGTCACGGCGTGCACGAAGGTGGCGACCGGCTACTGGGCCGCGAAGCGGGCCGGCGTGGGCGTCAAGGGCCGCTGGCGCGCCGGCGGCACGCTCGTCGCGCGCGGCGAGTTCTCCATCGTCATCGCCGGCCTGGCCGTCACCGCCGGCATCGAGCCCGCGATGGGCCCGCTGGCCACCGCGTACGTACTCATCCTCGTCGTCATCGGCTCGCTCACCGCCCGCTGGACCGAGCCGCTCGCCGCCCGCCTCACCCGGCACCGCGGCCGGACCTCGGCCGCGGTGCCCGAGGTGAGGGAGCGGGTGGACCGGGCCACGGACCCGTTGGCGGGGAGCCGCGGCCACTGA
- a CDS encoding alpha/beta hydrolase: protein MTTQSAGSLVLEPASQQISEASSKPPFLYQLGPEKARKVLDDIQAAPIDKLSVDSEWMTVPADVGDVRVRIVRPQNATGPLPVVLYMHGGGWVLGNADTHDRLVRELADGARAAVVFVEYARSPEAHYPVAIEQGYATAQWVMHEGAAHGLDPDRMAVAGDSVGGNMATALALMAKERGDVRFVQQSLFYPVTNADMDTKSYSDFATGYFLTAKAMEWFWDAYAPDRTQRSEITASPLKAGLDQLAGLPPAFVIVDEADVLRDEGEAYAAKLRAAGVDVTTVRYDGITHDFMMLNPLSDTHATRAAVAQAITVLSDALGTNGHHPA from the coding sequence ATGACCACCCAGTCCGCCGGCAGCCTCGTCCTGGAACCCGCCTCCCAGCAGATCTCCGAGGCGTCGTCGAAACCGCCGTTCCTCTACCAGCTGGGCCCCGAGAAGGCCCGCAAGGTGCTCGACGACATCCAGGCCGCGCCGATCGACAAGCTCTCCGTCGACTCGGAGTGGATGACGGTCCCCGCCGACGTCGGTGACGTCCGCGTCCGCATCGTCCGGCCGCAGAACGCCACCGGGCCGCTTCCGGTCGTGCTGTACATGCACGGCGGGGGCTGGGTTCTCGGCAACGCCGACACCCACGACCGGCTGGTGCGCGAACTGGCGGACGGAGCGCGGGCCGCGGTGGTGTTCGTCGAGTACGCCCGCTCGCCCGAAGCGCACTATCCGGTGGCGATCGAGCAGGGCTACGCGACCGCCCAGTGGGTCATGCACGAGGGCGCCGCCCACGGCCTCGACCCGGACCGTATGGCGGTGGCGGGCGACTCGGTGGGCGGGAACATGGCGACCGCGCTGGCGCTGATGGCCAAGGAGCGCGGAGACGTCCGCTTCGTCCAGCAGTCGCTGTTCTACCCGGTCACCAACGCGGACATGGACACCAAGTCCTACTCCGACTTCGCCACGGGCTATTTCCTCACGGCCAAGGCCATGGAGTGGTTCTGGGACGCCTACGCCCCCGACCGCACGCAGCGCAGCGAGATCACCGCCTCCCCCCTGAAGGCCGGACTCGACCAGCTCGCCGGCCTGCCGCCCGCCTTCGTCATCGTCGACGAGGCCGACGTCCTGCGCGACGAGGGCGAGGCGTACGCGGCCAAGCTCCGCGCCGCGGGAGTCGACGTCACCACGGTCCGCTACGACGGCATCACGCACGACTTCATGATGCTCAACCCGCTGAGCGACACCCACGCCACGCGCGCGGCCGTCGCCCAGGCCATCACCGTGCTCAGCGACGCCCTGGGCACGAACGGGCACCACCCGGCCTGA
- the nhaA gene encoding Na+/H+ antiporter NhaA, with the protein MSEGATPQGFSGLTAWSSDSRSPLRDFLRTETGSAVVLMAAALAALAWANAAPAAYEALWHTELSVRVGRYGVGLGLREWVNSGLMAVFFFVVGLEARREFDMGELRERKRVTLPLLAGLSGMLVPVGVYLAVNAGEPSARGWGAAMSTDTAFALGMLALIGNRMPPGLRVFILTLSVVDDFVALAVVAGVYSGPLSMAALLWAAAVFALVLVARAAGLRCGAVYALLGVVLWLALLESGIDPVVTGLAMGLLTSAHPAARSELERASDLFRFFREQPTPDLERSLRRGLASAISPNERLRQQYHLWTSFVVAPLFALANAGIELSGEQLSRAFTSPITLGVLLALVLGKPLGILGASSLTTLLSGGRLRPPAGWGAVAVGGSLAGAAFTVSLLIADLAFDGTQLADAKVGVLSAVLCSFALGLLLTRLLSLLPKRPRLRALLGRAEAMVDLAVPVDPERDHVRGPSDAPVTVVEYADFECPYCGRAEPVIRELLRDVGDVRYVWRHLPLNDVHPHAQLAAEAAEAAAGQQRFWEMHDLLLDHQGALLAPDLLRYAAELGLDTERFRRDLAAHRGAARVAEDVESADLSGVSGTPTFFVNGRRHHGAYDIAGLKAAVREARARAVVMG; encoded by the coding sequence GTGAGCGAAGGCGCGACGCCCCAGGGCTTCTCCGGTCTGACCGCTTGGAGCAGCGACTCACGGTCACCGCTGCGGGACTTCCTGCGTACGGAGACCGGCAGCGCCGTGGTGCTCATGGCCGCGGCCCTCGCCGCCCTCGCCTGGGCGAACGCGGCACCCGCGGCCTACGAGGCGCTGTGGCACACGGAGCTGTCCGTGCGGGTCGGGCGGTACGGGGTCGGCCTCGGGCTGCGGGAGTGGGTCAACAGCGGCCTGATGGCGGTGTTCTTCTTCGTGGTCGGACTGGAGGCGCGCCGTGAGTTCGACATGGGTGAGCTCCGTGAGCGCAAGCGCGTGACCCTGCCGCTGCTGGCCGGTCTCAGCGGCATGCTCGTGCCCGTCGGCGTCTACCTGGCCGTCAACGCGGGGGAGCCGTCGGCGCGCGGCTGGGGGGCGGCCATGTCCACGGACACCGCGTTCGCGCTCGGCATGCTCGCCCTCATCGGCAACCGGATGCCGCCGGGCCTGCGCGTGTTCATCCTGACCCTCTCCGTCGTCGACGACTTCGTGGCCCTCGCCGTCGTCGCCGGCGTCTACAGCGGTCCCCTCTCGATGGCGGCCCTGCTCTGGGCGGCCGCGGTGTTCGCCCTGGTCCTGGTGGCGCGTGCGGCCGGACTGCGCTGCGGGGCGGTGTACGCGCTGCTCGGGGTGGTGCTCTGGCTCGCGTTGCTGGAGTCGGGAATCGACCCGGTCGTCACCGGGCTCGCCATGGGGCTGCTCACCAGTGCACATCCCGCGGCGCGCAGCGAACTCGAGCGGGCGAGCGACCTGTTCCGCTTCTTCCGGGAGCAGCCCACCCCGGATCTCGAACGCTCCCTGCGACGCGGGCTGGCCTCCGCGATCTCCCCCAACGAACGTCTGCGGCAGCAGTACCACCTGTGGACCAGCTTCGTCGTCGCGCCGCTCTTCGCGCTCGCCAACGCCGGTATCGAGCTCAGCGGCGAGCAGCTCTCCCGGGCGTTCACCTCGCCCATCACCCTCGGCGTCCTGCTCGCCCTCGTCCTCGGCAAGCCCCTGGGAATCCTGGGCGCCTCGTCGCTGACGACGCTGCTGAGCGGAGGGCGGCTGCGGCCCCCGGCCGGCTGGGGCGCGGTCGCGGTCGGTGGCTCCCTCGCGGGCGCCGCCTTCACGGTGTCGCTGCTCATCGCCGACCTCGCCTTCGACGGCACCCAGCTGGCCGACGCGAAGGTCGGGGTGCTCAGCGCCGTTCTCTGCTCGTTCGCGCTCGGCCTGCTGCTGACCCGGCTCCTCTCGCTCCTGCCCAAGCGGCCGCGTCTGCGGGCCCTGCTCGGCCGCGCCGAGGCCATGGTCGACCTCGCGGTGCCCGTCGACCCCGAGCGCGACCATGTGCGCGGCCCGAGCGACGCCCCGGTCACGGTCGTCGAGTACGCCGATTTCGAGTGTCCGTACTGCGGTCGGGCCGAGCCGGTGATCCGGGAGCTGCTCAGGGACGTCGGGGACGTCCGCTACGTCTGGCGCCATCTGCCGCTCAACGACGTGCACCCGCACGCCCAGCTGGCCGCGGAGGCTGCCGAGGCGGCGGCCGGGCAGCAGCGCTTCTGGGAGATGCACGACCTGCTGCTCGACCACCAGGGCGCGCTGCTCGCCCCCGATCTCCTGCGGTACGCGGCGGAACTGGGCCTGGACACCGAACGGTTCCGACGTGACCTGGCCGCGCACCGGGGCGCGGCGCGGGTGGCGGAGGACGTCGAGTCGGCGGACCTCAGCGGGGTGTCGGGGACACCGACGTTCTTCGTCAACGGCCGCAGGCACCACGGTGCCTACGACATCGCCGGGCTCAAGGCCGCGGTGCGGGAGGCTCGGGCCCGTGCGGTCGTGATGGGCTGA
- a CDS encoding DUF6510 family protein has protein sequence MTIPADGSPAEYAYMDGNALAGPLSEVFAVDVTTATSRCAHCGRTEPVAALRVYAHAPGLVARCEGCDEVVLRMVRGTQTLWLDLRGAVALAFPMDGA, from the coding sequence ATGACGATTCCGGCAGACGGCTCCCCCGCCGAGTACGCGTACATGGACGGCAACGCGCTGGCGGGGCCGCTCTCCGAGGTGTTCGCGGTCGACGTGACCACCGCGACCAGCCGCTGTGCGCACTGCGGCCGCACGGAACCCGTGGCCGCGCTGCGAGTGTACGCGCACGCCCCCGGCCTGGTGGCACGCTGCGAGGGGTGCGACGAGGTGGTGCTGCGCATGGTCCGTGGCACGCAGACGCTCTGGCTCGACCTGCGGGGCGCCGTGGCGCTCGCGTTTCCCATGGACGGCGCGTGA
- a CDS encoding ferredoxin reductase, producing the protein MARTALSGRLGDRPRWRTGEVVDRHAESATATTLVLHVPEWPGHLAGQHIDVRLTAEDGYRAHRSYSVASAPDGERVELTVQRVPGGEVSPYLVDELLTGDFVEIRGPVGGWFVWRPEQGEPVLLVAGGSGLAPLMSMIRTRDAAGSRVPFRLLYSVRDPEARLYATELRKGSPGLDTAYVYTRTAPENWPRPPGRLTAEDLVRNGWPPDFAPACYVCGPTGFVERAAAALVLLGHPPERIRTERFGPSGG; encoded by the coding sequence ATGGCGAGAACAGCGCTATCAGGGCGACTAGGCGACCGTCCGCGCTGGCGGACCGGCGAGGTCGTGGACCGGCACGCGGAGTCGGCGACCGCGACGACGCTGGTACTGCATGTGCCGGAGTGGCCGGGGCATTTGGCGGGCCAGCACATCGACGTCCGGCTGACGGCGGAGGACGGGTACCGCGCACATCGCAGCTACTCCGTGGCCTCCGCACCGGACGGCGAGCGCGTGGAGCTGACCGTGCAGCGCGTGCCCGGCGGCGAGGTGTCGCCGTACCTCGTGGACGAGCTCCTGACGGGGGACTTCGTGGAGATCCGCGGGCCCGTCGGCGGCTGGTTCGTCTGGCGGCCCGAACAGGGGGAGCCGGTCCTGCTGGTGGCAGGCGGCTCCGGGCTCGCGCCGCTGATGTCCATGATCCGAACGCGGGACGCGGCGGGCAGCCGCGTGCCCTTCAGGCTGCTGTACTCCGTACGCGACCCCGAGGCCCGTCTGTACGCGACCGAACTGCGCAAGGGCTCACCGGGCTTGGACACCGCCTACGTCTACACGCGTACGGCGCCCGAGAACTGGCCGCGCCCGCCGGGCCGGCTGACAGCCGAGGATCTGGTGCGCAACGGATGGCCCCCTGACTTCGCTCCGGCCTGCTACGTCTGCGGACCCACCGGCTTCGTCGAGCGGGCCGCCGCCGCCCTGGTGCTCCTCGGCCACCCTCCCGAGCGCATCAGGACGGAGCGTTTCGGCCCCAGTGGAGGATGA
- a CDS encoding molybdopterin-dependent oxidoreductase translates to MPIVSRGFHGRRPTDDRKLPPGQFETFDFPVLSAGPTPRVAQEDWELDVTTEDGARHSWDWAAFTALPMETPTVDLHCVTRWSKFGTEWQGVSLDVLLGDVETAAEFALVHAYGGYTTNLPLEDLLDGQAWIVHRYDGEDLAPEHGGPARLLVPHLYLWKSAKWVRRIELRLDDEPGFWESAGYHDYGDPWREQRYQGD, encoded by the coding sequence GTGCCCATTGTCTCGCGTGGATTCCACGGTCGACGGCCCACCGACGACCGGAAGCTGCCGCCCGGCCAGTTCGAGACGTTCGACTTCCCGGTGCTGTCGGCCGGCCCCACCCCGCGCGTGGCGCAGGAGGACTGGGAACTCGACGTCACCACCGAGGACGGTGCCCGGCACAGCTGGGACTGGGCGGCGTTCACGGCGCTGCCCATGGAGACGCCCACGGTCGACCTGCACTGTGTGACCAGATGGTCGAAGTTCGGCACGGAGTGGCAGGGCGTCTCCCTGGACGTGCTGCTGGGGGACGTGGAGACGGCCGCGGAGTTCGCCCTCGTCCACGCCTACGGCGGGTACACCACCAATCTGCCGCTGGAGGACCTCCTCGACGGACAGGCGTGGATCGTGCACCGCTACGACGGCGAGGACCTCGCTCCCGAACACGGCGGCCCGGCGCGGCTCCTCGTCCCGCACCTGTACCTGTGGAAGTCCGCGAAGTGGGTGCGCAGGATCGAGCTCCGCCTGGACGACGAACCGGGGTTCTGGGAGAGCGCCGGCTATCACGACTACGGAGACCCATGGCGAGAACAGCGCTATCAGGGCGACTAG
- a CDS encoding SDR family oxidoreductase encodes MKFTVLGGSGLVGSQVVERLRAAGHEVVPASLSSGVDVLSGKGLDQALAGTDVVINLTNSPTFDEASIGFFETSMRNIGAAAEAAGVRHSVILSIVGVEKVPRLDYYLAKVAQENALKNGSVPYSIVHATQFYEFVQGIMSMTTDGDTVRLPSTPVQPIAAADVAAAVAGTASEAPLQGTRSIAGPDVFTLDELGRITLTARPDGRSVVTDEEAGMFAVVPGDVLTAPEDAYIAPTHYRDWLQQS; translated from the coding sequence ATGAAGTTCACAGTCCTGGGCGGAAGCGGCCTGGTCGGCTCGCAGGTGGTCGAACGGCTGAGAGCGGCCGGCCACGAGGTCGTACCCGCTTCGCTCTCCAGCGGGGTCGACGTGCTCAGCGGCAAGGGCCTGGACCAGGCTCTCGCGGGCACCGACGTGGTGATCAACCTGACGAACTCCCCCACGTTCGACGAGGCGTCCATCGGCTTCTTCGAGACGTCGATGAGGAACATCGGGGCCGCGGCGGAGGCGGCCGGGGTCCGGCACTCCGTGATCCTCTCGATCGTCGGCGTGGAGAAGGTGCCACGGCTCGACTACTACCTGGCCAAGGTCGCCCAGGAGAACGCCCTCAAGAACGGGTCGGTGCCGTACTCGATCGTGCATGCCACGCAGTTCTACGAGTTCGTGCAGGGGATCATGTCGATGACGACCGATGGTGACACGGTCCGGCTGCCGTCCACTCCCGTGCAGCCCATCGCCGCCGCCGACGTCGCCGCGGCGGTCGCCGGGACCGCCTCCGAGGCGCCCCTGCAGGGCACCCGCAGCATCGCGGGCCCCGATGTCTTCACCCTCGACGAACTGGGCCGGATCACTCTGACCGCCCGCCCCGACGGCCGCAGCGTGGTCACCGACGAGGAGGCGGGCATGTTCGCCGTGGTCCCCGGGGACGTGCTGACCGCGCCGGAGGACGCCTACATCGCCCCGACGCACTACAGGGACTGGCTCCAGCAGTCGTAG
- a CDS encoding cupin domain-containing protein — MANSEPVAPPPEGQGPRSEAWKTAVTVIQEAKPPHVPEGAEVMTLVVEFPPGDPGTPPHRHSGPAFGYVLEGEMLFELEGEPERVVRAGEAFWEPGGDVIHYQDGNNRTDIPSRFVVTMMCEPGKPMLVLVDDEELEQRKDRRAPRPS; from the coding sequence ATGGCGAACAGCGAACCCGTGGCGCCCCCCCCGGAGGGCCAGGGACCGCGGTCCGAGGCATGGAAGACGGCGGTCACCGTGATCCAGGAGGCCAAACCGCCCCATGTGCCCGAGGGCGCGGAGGTCATGACCCTGGTCGTCGAGTTTCCCCCCGGAGATCCCGGCACACCTCCGCACCGGCACTCCGGACCGGCCTTCGGCTATGTGCTGGAGGGCGAGATGCTGTTCGAACTGGAGGGGGAGCCCGAGCGGGTCGTCCGGGCGGGGGAGGCGTTCTGGGAGCCGGGGGGCGACGTGATCCACTACCAGGACGGCAACAACCGCACGGACATCCCGAGCCGGTTCGTCGTCACGATGATGTGCGAACCGGGCAAGCCCATGCTCGTCCTCGTCGACGATGAGGAACTGGAGCAGCGCAAGGACAGGCGAGCCCCCCGGCCGTCGTAG